The Hymenobacter sp. DG25A nucleotide sequence CCACTGCACGTGGTTTACGTCCACGGCTATCGTCAGCTTCTCGGTGGGCATTACTCCAATACCGATAGTGGTAGTAGCGGGCAACGGAATGGTTACATCGAACTCCGTTCCGGAGAAGCTAGCCTTGGCCGATGCCGGCAGGTTAGTTAAAGTTACGTCGCCGCCTTTCACGGTAGCATCAATCTTGGAGCGGTAGGAAACCCCCACGCTCAACTTGTCTGAAGGCTTGAAGAAAACGCCGGCATTAAAGCCCACTTTATTCTCGGCCTTGCCATCCAGCTCCACGTGGCCATACTCGCCCTGGGCGTTGGTCACGGGAACATCGCGCTGCAGGTTTACTGAGCCATAGGCCAGAACGGCCACGCCTACACCAACACTCAGCTGATCCGTTAAGGCAAAGCTCACGGTAGGCTGCACGAAAACGGACTTCAGATCAATATCGGTCAGGGAGAAACGGCCTTCCCAGCCATCGGCGTAGCGTAGGTTGCTGCCAAAGGGCGTGTACACGGCAATACCCGCTTTCCACTTGCCTTCTGCCGGGCCAAAGCCGGCAAACAGGCTGAAGGGGTTTACCACAGAGTTACGCAGGGTACGCTCCTCGCCACCAAACTCGGCGCGGAAAGCCTGCCGGGCAAAAGTGGCGTTTGCGCCCATTTGTACGCCCCGCTCCCGCACCATGGCCAGGGCGCCGGGGTTATAGAACATGGATGCCTGGTCAAGCGCTAAGCCCGTGCCCACGCCGCCCATACCATTGTTTTTGATGCCGGCCAGCGACACCTGAAATCCGCCAGCGGAGGCAGCGGTTGCCGCCAGCATGGCACTACCTACGAGAAGTAGAGATTTTACATTCATACAAGAAAAATGTGGGTTGGGATAGTTGGGACTAAATGTAGGGAGAAAAAACGTTCGATTAGTCGGCGTGCCTACCATTTTACCGGCGCACAGCAACGCGGGCCACCAATTTGGCTGCTAGTATGCAAAAAATTGGGCTTTGGCCCTAAGAAGGGATTATTCCGGCTGGTGCTCTTTCACCTGGCGGCTGGGCAGGTGCAGGCGCTGGCCCGCCACCAGCAGGTGCACGCGCAGGTCCAGCCCGCTAACCGGCTCGCCGCGCCCAATGCGGCCCAAGTTGTTGCCGCGCTGCCGGGAGCCATCTACCACCATCACCACCCCGTCGCCGAACACTTCGGCCTCAATGCCTCCCCGGATAATGAGGCCGGTTTCCTCAGAAAGGCCCAGCCCCAGGCACATGGGGTGGGCCAGCACGGCATGCGCCAGCCGCCCAAAGCGGCCCCGTTCCACAAAATGCTGATCAATGAGCAGCTTAGGCAGCAGCTCCAGCCCGGGCACGGTTTTAATGCCGCCTTTGCGCAGGGCCCGCCAGCCATAGCCATCTACCAGCATAAAATCGGAGAGCACGGCGGCGCCGGCACTGGTACCGGCAACAATAAAGTCGGCCTCCGTGCGGAAGCGCTCCTGCAGCTGGCGCAAAAACTCGGTGCCGTGCAAAAACTGCACAATGCGCTCCTGGTCGCCGCCGGTGAAAAACACCACTTTGGTACGCGCCAGCCGCCGGAGCGTGGCCGGGGCATCGGCCGGGTGGTGCTCGTCAATGTGCAGGTGGTGGGAGGTCACGCAGCCCAGGTCGCGCAGGGCCTGCTCATAGGCCCTGGCCGAATCCAGGGGCTCACTGGAAGCCGTGGTAATTATCTCAATAGGAGCCTCTCGATGGGGCAGCAGGTCGCAGAGCAGGGACAGCAGCACGTCATCGTCGCCGCCGCCAAGGGCGATGAGCGTACCAAGTGCAGAACCGGATAACTGGGTCATAGAACGTAGAGCGCAACAGCAACAACGGGTCTCCGTTGCCCGGCTGCTACCCCGAAAGTAGTAGGCCTGTACGCAAAACCACTACCGGCAGCCAGGGCCCTTGGCAGGACACCGACCGGGCATAGGGGAAATAACCCATTTTACTGGTCGAAATTTCGGGCGGCAATGCGGGTTAGCCGCCAGTTTATCCTAATTTTGCAGGCCGATTTTCACCTCAACCTGCTTGCCTAGCGAAGCACTAGCTCCCTCAGTCCGATGATTCAGCAGCACCCCACCGCGGAAACCATCACGTCCCTGATTCAGGAGGGCGAATTCTTTAAGCTGAAGGAGGTTCTCAAGCAGTTTGAGCCGGCCGAGCTGGTAGAGCTGCTGGAGAAGGAAGAGGAGCGCGAACAGCTGATTATTTTCCGGCTGCTGCCCCTCACGCTGGCCACCGAGGTATTCGAGTATCTGGACCTGGATATTCAGCGCCACTTTCTGGCCAACCTCTCTCAGGAGAAAATTGCCGACATCCTCAATGAGATGTCGCCCGATGACCGGACGGCCCTGCTGGAGTTCCTGCCCGATGACTTTGTAAAGGAGCTGATCCAGACCCTGTCGGAGTCGGAGCGCAAGGTAACGCTGGAGCTGCTGGGCTACCCCGAGTACAGCGTGGGCCGCCTGATGACGCCCGACTACATTGCCATTCGGGAAAACTGGACGGTGCAGCAGGTGCTGGACTACATCCGCCGCCACGGCGGGCAGTCCGAAACCATCAGCGTGCTCTACGTTACGGATAACCGGGGCGTGCTGATTGATGATATCCGCATCCGGCAGCTGCTGCTGGCCGAGCCGGATAGCCGCGTGAGCGAACTGATGGACCGCCGCTACGTGAGCCTGCAGGCCATGCAGGACCAGGAAGCGGCCATTGACGTGTTCCGCAAAAACGACCGGGTGGCCCTGCCCGTGGTGAACGACGAAGGCGTGCTGTTCGGCATCGTGACCATTGATGATATCCTCGACATCCGGGAAGAAGAAGATACCGAGGACATTCAGAAGCTGGGGGGCTCCGAGGCCCTGGACGAGCCGTACTTGGCCACTTCCATCTGGAACATGGTGAAAAAGCGGGCCGGCTGGCTGGTTATCCTGCTGATTGGTGAGATGCTGACGACCTCCGCCATGCACCATTTTGAGGATGACCTGCAGAAAGCCGCCGTGCTGGGCCTGTTTATTCCCCTCATTATCTCGGCCGGCGGCAATGCCGGCTCCCAGGCTACGTCTCTTATTATCCGGGCCATGAGCCTGGGCGAGTTCACCCTCTCCGACTGGTGGCTGGTTATGCGGCGCGAGTTGATTTCGGGGCTGCTGCTGGGCGGTATTCTGGGCGTGGTAGGCTCCCTGCGCATTATCCTGTGGGCCAACTACATCGACCCCGGCTATTTTGGCCCCTACTGGCTGCTGATTGCCGTTACGGTGGGCTTCTCGCTGCTGGGCATTGTACTGTGGGGGGCGCTATCGGGGGCAATGCTGCCCATGCTGCTCAAGCGCCTGGGCCTGGACCCCGCTACTTCCTCCGCGCCTTTTGTAGCTACCCTGGTAGACGTAACCGGGCTGATTATCTACTTCTCCGTGGCTACCATGGTGCTGCGCGGCACCCTGCTGTAACGGGCCGGGCCGGGCGTTAAAAGTCCAGGCCACCCTTGCCGCGGTTAGCCTTTTTGGTGCTGTGCTTTTTCTTGGACTCCAGGCGTTGGCGCACGGCTCCTTTGCTGGGCTTGGTGGCCTTGCGGGCTTTGGGCTTGTGCAGGGCCTTCAGTAGCAGCTGATGAAACTTCTGCAGGGCAATTTCCTTGTTGCGCAGCTGGCTGCGGTCTTCCTGCGCTACTACCAGCAGCAAACCCTCCGCCGTAAGCTGCTTGGCCAGCTTCGTGAGCAGCACTTCTTTCTGCTCGTCGCTGAGCAGTTGGGAATCGGCTACATGAAAGCGCAGCTCTACCCTGGACTCTACCTTGTTCACGTTTTGTCCGCCCGGCCCGCTGCTGCGGCTGGTTTGAAATTGAATTTCGGGCAGAAAAGCATCGGCAGCAGGCAGCATGGGTAAGCAGAGTAAAGCAGGGAATAGCGGCGGCAAGTAGCACCAAACTGCGCATACCGGCACTACGGCAATATAGTTCGCCTATTTCTCTCCTACCGTAAGCCGGCTTTTGCCAGGCGGCACTTCAGAATTCAAGTATAAGGTTGAGGCGAAAGTATTTGGCTGGTGCCCGGCGGCGCTGCCAGCCGAGTGCCGGCGCATTGCAACCTGCGCGGCAGGCTCTTGTCTTATGTCCCGGCGCCGCTCTATCTTCGTCGCACTCAACCTTCTCCTCTGTTCTGCATGAAAATTTCCTCTGCGGCCCGGCGCTGCCTGGTGCTCGGCCCCGCTCTGGCCCTGGCGTTAGCCGGCTGCCAATCATCCGGCTCTACCGGCACGGCCGGCCAGCCCGACCTGCTCCAGGCCAACCTGGACACCACCATTCATCCCGGCGACGACTTTTTCACCTACGCCAATGGCGGCTGGCTGAAAAAGCATCCCATTCCCGCCTCCGAAAGCTCCTGGGGCATTGGCAAAGAGGTGCAGGACGAGGTATATGCTCGCCTGCGCGCCCTCAACCAGGAAGCCGCCAAAGCCAACGCCAAGGCGGGCACCAGTCAGCAGAAAATTGGTGATTTCTGGGCCGCCGGGCTGGATTCCGTGGCCATTGATAAGCAGGGCCTTGCCCCGCTGAAGCCCGAGCTGGACCGCATTGCCGCTATCAAGTCTCTGGCCGATGTGCAGGCTGTAATTGCCCGCCACAAGGTACTGGGCGTGAACTCGCTGCTTGGCCTGTATATAGCGCAGGACGCTAAAAACAGTGAAAAAATGGCCCTGCACCTGTATCAGGCCGGGCTGGGCTTACCAAACCGCGACTACTATTTTAACAAGGACACCCGCACCAGCAACATCCGCAAGGAGTACGTGCGGCACGTAGCGCGCATGCTGCAGCTGCTGGGGCAGGACTCCGTTACGGCCCAGCGCCACAGCCAGCAGATTATGCAGCTGGAAACGGCACTAGCCGGTTCCTCGCGCAAGCTGGAAGCCCTCCGCGACCCATACGCCAACTATAACAAGCGCGCCGTAACCGACCTCGGCAAGCTCACCCCTGGCATCGACTGGAAACCCTGGCTCGCGCAAATGGAGCTGGCCAAAGTAGATACCGTTATTGTGGGGCAGCCGGAGTTCTACCAGAAAGCTGGTCAGCTGCTGAAAACCACCCCGCTGGACCAGTGGCAGGCTTACCTGCAGTGGCACCTGGTGAATACTTTTGCCAGCCAGCTCAGCCGCCCCTTCGATAATGAGCATTTCCGCTTCTACGGCACCATTCTGCAGGGCCAGAAAGAGCAGCGTGCCCGCTGGAAGCGCGTGCTGGATGAGGAGGAAGATGGCATGGGCGAAATCCTGGGCCAGCTGTTCGTAAAAGAGTATTTCTCCCCCGAAACCAAAGCCCGCTACGCCAAGCTCACCGAAAACGTGGTGGCTTCATTCCGGGAGCATATTCAGGCTCTGGACTGGATGAGCAACGCCACCAAGCAAAAGGCGCTGGTGAAGCTCGCCAAAATCACCCCCAAAGTAGGCTACCCCGATAAGTGGCGCGACTATTCGGCCCTCACCATTAACCGGGATTCTTACCTGGGCAATGTGATGCGCGCCAACGAGTGGAAGTACCGCTACCAGGTAAACAAGCTGGGCAAGCCCGTAGACCGCACCGAGTGGGACATGACGCCCCAGACGTACAATGCCTACTACAACCCCAGCAACAACGAAATTGTACTGCCCGCCGCCATTTTTGCCGTTCCCGGGCTGAAAGATGCCGATGCCGATGATGCCATCATCTACGGCTACGCCGGCGCGTCTACCATTGGCCACGAACTGACGCACGGCTTCGACGACGAAGGCAGCCAGTATGACGAGAAGGGCAACCTGCGCAACTGGTGGAGCAAGCAGGACCGCGCCGCTTTCCAGCAGCGCGTGAACAGCATTGTGCGCCAGTTTAACGGCTACACCGTGCTCGATTCCCTGCACATCAACGGCAAGGCCACAGCCGGCGAGAACATTGCCGACCTGGGCGGTATCGTCATTGCCTTCGATGCCTTTAAAAAGACCGATCAGTACAAGAAAGGCGAGAAAATTGGCGGCCTCACGCCCACGCAGCGCTACTTCCTGGGCTACGCCCTGGGCTGGCAGCACCACCAGCGGGATGAGGTGCTGGCCCAGCGCATCCTCACCGATGTGCACTCGCCGGCGCAGTACCGCGTGAATGGCCCCTTTGCCGACGTGCCCGCTTTCTATGAAGCGTTCAACGTGAAAGAAGGCCAGCAGCTCTGGCGCCCCGACAGCACCCGGGTTACCATCTGGTAGCAATTAGTTTTTGCTACTCAAAAAGCCTCTCCGCTTGCTGCGGAGAGGCTTTTTTTATTCTGATATAGCGGCCGGCACTACGCAAGCTTCGCTCTGAACTGCTGCAGATTTTTGGCTGCCTGGGCCTGCACTTTCCGTTGCAGAAACGGCGACCAGCCCAGCAGCCACCCCACCGGCCCTAACGCCTGCCGCGACCAGCGCCAGAAGCTGAAGGCATCGTGGTGGGAGTAGATAAGGCCGTCGGAGAAGGTGAAGCGGGCCTGGATGCGGTTATGCACCGGGCGCTTGGTCTGGGAGAAGGTATAGCGGGCCTCCCAGTCAGCTTGTCCCTGGTGGTCATCGGCGTGCACGTTACTATAGGTTAGCTGCAGGTCGTGGCCCCGCTCGCAGAGCATGCGCCACATAGCGCCTATTTCGGGCGCCCCGGTCAGGGAGAAGGCAGCATCCTGGAAAGTGACTTGCGGATGGTAGCACATGGTCATGGCATGCCAGTCGCGGCGCTGAAAGGCCTGATAGAAGCGGTGCAGCAGTTCTTCGTGGGGGTGCATGGGCACAGGATGCTTGGGAGTGAGCGGGTTAAGGTAGAGAAAGCTGCGTTATTTCGTTTCTGACTTCTAAGGATTTATGCCTGCATTCTTCGCCCCTATCCGGCAGGAATTTTAGAACGTCAGGCAACGGTTCCGGGCAGCTAACCATCTATCCGGAAAGCACCCCAACTTCATCTTCTTTCCTATGAAATCTGCTACGCTTCTCCTGCTTCCTTTGCTGGCCTTCATCTCTCTGATGACAGCATTCCGCCCCGCCCCTGTGCATTCCGTTAGCGCGGCTCCGGTGGACGAGCGCCGCGAGGTGCGGGAAGTAGCGGCCTTTGAGGAGCTATCCTTAAACATTCCCGCGGAGGTGGTTTTGCGGCAGGGCAGCCCGCAGCGGGTAGAAATTGTGGGCGCCGATGAAGATCTGCGCCGCATAGAAACGGTGGTAAAGGATAACCGACTGCGCATTCGGATGCCGGAAAAAGACCGGCAAGCCGGGTGGTATAAAGGCACCACCTTTCGGCAGCCCATCAAAATCTACGTGACCATGCCCACTATCAAAATGCTGGGAGTAAGCGGTTCGGGCTCCATGAGCAGTGAAGCGCCTATTAAAGCACCAGCGCTGAAAGTGAGTATGTCCGGCTCGGGGGCTATGCGCCTCAACCTGGTCACCGACCAACTCAACACTTCCCTGTCTGGCTCGGGCCGCATCAGCCTCTCCGGCAGCACCGATGCGCATAAGGTATCCATCAGCGGCTCCGGCCGCCTGGCAGCGCCCAACCTGCGCACTAACGCTACGCAAATCAGCATCAGCGGCTCCGGGAGCTGCCAGGTGCACGCCAGCCAGACGCTGCAGGCTTCTATTTCCGGGTCCGGCAATGTGCTGTACCAGGGCAGCCCGCAGGTTACCTCGCATATTATGGGCTCGGGCACCGTCCGGAAAGCGTAAGCAGAGTCACTCATTTTCTCTGCCTCACTTAACAAAAAGCCCTGCGCTAAAGCTAGCGCAGGGCTTTCTGGTGTAATAATGGGCTTCTATTCAATCAACAGCTTTTGAGTGGTGCTGCCGCCTTGGGTAATCAGTCGCACCAGGTAGGCGCCCCGGGCCAGGCCCGGCGCATTTATCCGATACTCGCCGGTGCTTTGCGCAGGTAGCGCCTGGGTATACAGCCGCCGCCCCTGCAGGTCCAGAATTTCCAGGGAGGCCTCCGCCGCTGCCGGCTGACTCACGCGCACCACAAATTTGCCCGTCGAGGGGTTAGGGAATACGTTCAGCAGCAGCTCCTGCCGGCTGGCCAGCTGCACGGTTTGCACCGGCGAGTACTGCACGGCACCATCCCAATCGGTCTGGCGCAGGCGGTAGTAGTTGAGGCCGGCACCGGGGCGCCGGTCCACGAACTGGTAGCGCTGGGCATGCGAGCTGTTGCCGGCGCCGGCCTGCCGCCCGATTTCCGTAAAGTGCTGCCCATCGGTGGAGCGCTCCACGGCAAAGTAGGCGCTGTTTTTCTCCAGGGCCGTTTCCCAGTCCAGTTGCACGGTCCCACCACTGGCCGCCCGGGCCTGGAAGCGCACCAGCTCTACTGGCAGCGGCGCGGCGCCAATACCCGTGCAAAGCAGCGTAGCGGGAATAGGCACCAGATCCGGAATGCCGGCCGCCGTACTCTTCCAGCTTAATATTAAGCGGTTACTGGCTGTAAACTCCCCATAATGCACCAGAATGGGGTGCAGCCCGGCCGACAGAGTTACGGTGCCCGTGATGGTGATGGGTGGGTGGCCGGTGCCATTGTTGATGAGGGCACTTTCTGTGGTAGGCGGCGTAGCCAGCGCAGCGCCATCCAGCCACAGATACGAGGCATCATCGGAGGTCAGCGCGAAGGTATACTGGCCGGCTACGGGCACGTACAGGCGGCCGCGGAAGCGGGCACTGAACATATTGGGCAGTCCTTTGGAATCGAGCTCCGGCCCCACCAGCGTGCCCCAGTCATCCTGATCAAAGTTCAGACCCAGCTCTGTGCGCAGCATGCTGGGCGTTTGGGCGGTGAAGAAGTTCTGATTATTGTCTAAATCATCAAAATAGCCCGCATAATACTCCCCGTAGAGGCCGGCCGTAACAGGTTTGTTGCCGGGGTCGGTGCCGGTGCAGCCAGGGGGTGGTGGCGGCGCAATAACGAAGGCAAACGTGCGCGGAAAAGTGGTGGAGCCTTCAGTGTTGATAACGGCCACATCGACCTGGTAACGACCTTCCGGCACGGTGCCATCAGTCAGCAGGCGGCCGGTGGCGGCATCAATGGTAATACCGGCAGGCAGATCCTCGGCATTGGTCAGGGCAAAACCGGATACCGGGCGCGGGCTGCTTACTGTGGGCACTGCCGAGGAGCCGCTGCCGCTGACGCCCACCGTGGTGGTAATAGGCGCATACGTCAGCGCCTCGGGTAGCTGCCAGAACCGCTGCAGGGGCGTGCCAAAGGCCGTACTGGGAATGATCTGGCGCGTAATGCCGGCCGCAGTACTGGACCATTCCAGCTGCAGAATGTTACTGCCCTCGCCTTCGCCGTACAGTACCAGCACGTTGTGCAGGCCCGCCGTGAGAAAGCGCCGCACTTGTTTCGTGACCGGCGCGTGGCTGCCGCCGTCGTTAATAGCGGCTTTATTCAGCAGCAAAGGGGAGCTGATGGCGTCATTATCCAGCCAGAGAATGGCACCGTCATCGGAGGTCAGGTAGAAGACATAATTGCCGGTAACCGGTACGCTGAGGGTGCCCCGGAGTCGGGCGCTGAAGTTATTGGGGTTGCGGAGGGAGCCGGTGGCGGGCGGGTTAATAATTCCCCAGTTATTGGTCAGATCCACCTGAGGAATCACCCAGGAGCGGGCAGGCGCCTGCGCAAAGAATGCATTAAAGTCGGTAGTGGTGTTGAAGTTGCCGGGGTAGTACTCAATGTACAGGCCCTGGGCTGCCGGGTGGCCGCCGGGGTCGGTGCCAGTAACGCCGGCGGGCGGGGGCGGCGTGATAATAAAGGTGAAGACCTGGGTGAAAGTGGTAGATCCGTCGTCATTGGTCGCTGCTACATCGGCCACGTAGGTGCCCACGGGCACGTCCTTATCCGCGGTGAGCACGCCCGTGGTCTTGTTGATGGTAATGCCCGCCGGCAACGAGGAGGCATTAATCAGGATGTATTCGCTGATGCGCGAACTACTGGTAACCGTGGGAGGCTCCGAGGTGACTTTGGTACCGGTGGCCGTGGCGGTATAGTTGGGAGTGTAAACCAAGCTCTGCGGATAAGAGCG carries:
- a CDS encoding OmpP1/FadL family transporter is translated as MNVKSLLLVGSAMLAATAASAGGFQVSLAGIKNNGMGGVGTGLALDQASMFYNPGALAMVRERGVQMGANATFARQAFRAEFGGEERTLRNSVVNPFSLFAGFGPAEGKWKAGIAVYTPFGSNLRYADGWEGRFSLTDIDLKSVFVQPTVSFALTDQLSVGVGVAVLAYGSVNLQRDVPVTNAQGEYGHVELDGKAENKVGFNAGVFFKPSDKLSVGVSYRSKIDATVKGGDVTLTNLPASAKASFSGTEFDVTIPLPATTTIGIGVMPTEKLTIAVDVNHVQWSKYRSLDFTFNGPVGGATSSTSKRFYQDALTLRLGGQYKLTDVLTVRAGGSYDMSPVKDGYVSPETPDADRIGATAGVSYKAGEHFSVDVSTQFISLMKRTQTQQDLLNNKTTDRVAGTYKTQIVIPGIGLNYTF
- a CDS encoding cyanophycinase, giving the protein MTQLSGSALGTLIALGGGDDDVLLSLLCDLLPHREAPIEIITTASSEPLDSARAYEQALRDLGCVTSHHLHIDEHHPADAPATLRRLARTKVVFFTGGDQERIVQFLHGTEFLRQLQERFRTEADFIVAGTSAGAAVLSDFMLVDGYGWRALRKGGIKTVPGLELLPKLLIDQHFVERGRFGRLAHAVLAHPMCLGLGLSEETGLIIRGGIEAEVFGDGVVMVVDGSRQRGNNLGRIGRGEPVSGLDLRVHLLVAGQRLHLPSRQVKEHQPE
- the mgtE gene encoding magnesium transporter, producing the protein MIQQHPTAETITSLIQEGEFFKLKEVLKQFEPAELVELLEKEEEREQLIIFRLLPLTLATEVFEYLDLDIQRHFLANLSQEKIADILNEMSPDDRTALLEFLPDDFVKELIQTLSESERKVTLELLGYPEYSVGRLMTPDYIAIRENWTVQQVLDYIRRHGGQSETISVLYVTDNRGVLIDDIRIRQLLLAEPDSRVSELMDRRYVSLQAMQDQEAAIDVFRKNDRVALPVVNDEGVLFGIVTIDDILDIREEEDTEDIQKLGGSEALDEPYLATSIWNMVKKRAGWLVILLIGEMLTTSAMHHFEDDLQKAAVLGLFIPLIISAGGNAGSQATSLIIRAMSLGEFTLSDWWLVMRRELISGLLLGGILGVVGSLRIILWANYIDPGYFGPYWLLIAVTVGFSLLGIVLWGALSGAMLPMLLKRLGLDPATSSAPFVATLVDVTGLIIYFSVATMVLRGTLL
- the arfB gene encoding alternative ribosome rescue aminoacyl-tRNA hydrolase ArfB, whose product is MLPAADAFLPEIQFQTSRSSGPGGQNVNKVESRVELRFHVADSQLLSDEQKEVLLTKLAKQLTAEGLLLVVAQEDRSQLRNKEIALQKFHQLLLKALHKPKARKATKPSKGAVRQRLESKKKHSTKKANRGKGGLDF
- a CDS encoding M13 family metallopeptidase, which translates into the protein MKISSAARRCLVLGPALALALAGCQSSGSTGTAGQPDLLQANLDTTIHPGDDFFTYANGGWLKKHPIPASESSWGIGKEVQDEVYARLRALNQEAAKANAKAGTSQQKIGDFWAAGLDSVAIDKQGLAPLKPELDRIAAIKSLADVQAVIARHKVLGVNSLLGLYIAQDAKNSEKMALHLYQAGLGLPNRDYYFNKDTRTSNIRKEYVRHVARMLQLLGQDSVTAQRHSQQIMQLETALAGSSRKLEALRDPYANYNKRAVTDLGKLTPGIDWKPWLAQMELAKVDTVIVGQPEFYQKAGQLLKTTPLDQWQAYLQWHLVNTFASQLSRPFDNEHFRFYGTILQGQKEQRARWKRVLDEEEDGMGEILGQLFVKEYFSPETKARYAKLTENVVASFREHIQALDWMSNATKQKALVKLAKITPKVGYPDKWRDYSALTINRDSYLGNVMRANEWKYRYQVNKLGKPVDRTEWDMTPQTYNAYYNPSNNEIVLPAAIFAVPGLKDADADDAIIYGYAGASTIGHELTHGFDDEGSQYDEKGNLRNWWSKQDRAAFQQRVNSIVRQFNGYTVLDSLHINGKATAGENIADLGGIVIAFDAFKKTDQYKKGEKIGGLTPTQRYFLGYALGWQHHQRDEVLAQRILTDVHSPAQYRVNGPFADVPAFYEAFNVKEGQQLWRPDSTRVTIW
- a CDS encoding nuclear transport factor 2 family protein, with protein sequence MHPHEELLHRFYQAFQRRDWHAMTMCYHPQVTFQDAAFSLTGAPEIGAMWRMLCERGHDLQLTYSNVHADDHQGQADWEARYTFSQTKRPVHNRIQARFTFSDGLIYSHHDAFSFWRWSRQALGPVGWLLGWSPFLQRKVQAQAAKNLQQFRAKLA
- a CDS encoding head GIN domain-containing protein, giving the protein MKSATLLLLPLLAFISLMTAFRPAPVHSVSAAPVDERREVREVAAFEELSLNIPAEVVLRQGSPQRVEIVGADEDLRRIETVVKDNRLRIRMPEKDRQAGWYKGTTFRQPIKIYVTMPTIKMLGVSGSGSMSSEAPIKAPALKVSMSGSGAMRLNLVTDQLNTSLSGSGRISLSGSTDAHKVSISGSGRLAAPNLRTNATQISISGSGSCQVHASQTLQASISGSGNVLYQGSPQVTSHIMGSGTVRKA
- a CDS encoding PA14 domain-containing protein; translated protein: MKHLFSPILQRGSFFLGLVILSLQGLVAQAQGPAVACTGQDAGGQAATNGLYAEYYAGYFNDDQSFFAAHTPGLTRVDPLLNFTSTASWGSISPPATSAPGASPGAKDNFSVRIRGSLMVQKAGTYTLYLTSDDASFLWLDNAVLATPTEAAAAIKNGGSHGPTEKTATIYLTKGLHNILVHYGDIAGSNILKLEWYSTDAGISREIIPTASLCTSLQPLRSYPQSLVYTPNYTATATGTKVTSEPPTVTSSSRISEYILINASSLPAGITINKTTGVLTADKDVPVGTYVADVAATNDDGSTTFTQVFTFIITPPPPAGVTGTDPGGHPAAQGLYIEYYPGNFNTTTDFNAFFAQAPARSWVIPQVDLTNNWGIINPPATGSLRNPNNFSARLRGTLSVPVTGNYVFYLTSDDGAILWLDNDAISSPLLLNKAAINDGGSHAPVTKQVRRFLTAGLHNVLVLYGEGEGSNILQLEWSSTAAGITRQIIPSTAFGTPLQRFWQLPEALTYAPITTTVGVSGSGSSAVPTVSSPRPVSGFALTNAEDLPAGITIDAATGRLLTDGTVPEGRYQVDVAVINTEGSTTFPRTFAFVIAPPPPPGCTGTDPGNKPVTAGLYGEYYAGYFDDLDNNQNFFTAQTPSMLRTELGLNFDQDDWGTLVGPELDSKGLPNMFSARFRGRLYVPVAGQYTFALTSDDASYLWLDGAALATPPTTESALINNGTGHPPITITGTVTLSAGLHPILVHYGEFTASNRLILSWKSTAAGIPDLVPIPATLLCTGIGAAPLPVELVRFQARAASGGTVQLDWETALEKNSAYFAVERSTDGQHFTEIGRQAGAGNSSHAQRYQFVDRRPGAGLNYYRLRQTDWDGAVQYSPVQTVQLASRQELLLNVFPNPSTGKFVVRVSQPAAAEASLEILDLQGRRLYTQALPAQSTGEYRINAPGLARGAYLVRLITQGGSTTQKLLIE